In a genomic window of Syngnathus typhle isolate RoL2023-S1 ecotype Sweden linkage group LG4, RoL_Styp_1.0, whole genome shotgun sequence:
- the cylda gene encoding ubiquitin carboxyl-terminal hydrolase CYLD isoform X1: MSSVLWSQEKPSGGFREDWRFYMVVKECTVEKPPQKTLWIPRGSLGQACQERNNLGRPLPTCKGKRSLRILDQTNVVLSLEERDVLEIDEKLAELLFPITNCEERYALLWNKSRLERVRDIDCGSKVRVQLRSGDEPLPGVVRFKGSLLPDRALSGILFGVELLEEGRGQGFTEGSFQGRQLFRCEDECGVFVALDKLELWEDDDDDDLGDLDLDHVTLVEEDQDYPPLEINSRVLVQTREGPERGTIIFCDLLPGNESLGYYVGVDMDNPIGEWDGMFDGKLLCNFASLEHTRLVPICDVMPEYSVQDQRLQKHTFASRGNNNDKSSSGQSKPKSKGLAHQCSSRSKSEFYYTLNGSSVDPPVQSKSKSTWYIDEVGEDPAKSLTETPPDFNQSPPPIRAPPPASLASDNKFHSLPFSLNRKSGPVDNMSHGPLSLSVQSVMGEHAEAPSPTAPSSPRPATPTRGQPGLEVGSLVEVKENPPLCGVIRWVGLPPGLLEPLAGLELEEECPGCTDGTFKGTRYFNCPPKKALFVKLKCCRPDSRFPSLHHSSNPIERCNSIAFGGYLSEVVHENTPPRSETDGLDIMVGKKKGIQGHYNSCYLDSTLFCLFSFSSVLDTVLLRPRSKTDVEYYRETQELLRTEIVNPLRIHGYVCATKVMKLRRILEKVEAASGFTSEEKDPEEFLNILFHHILRVDPLLKLRSAGQKVQDCYFYQIFMDKKDKVGVPTIQQLLEWSFINSDLKFAEAPSCLIIQMPRFGKDFKMFNKIFPSLELDITDLLEDTPRECRICGGLALFECRDCYDDGDITAGKIKQFCEKCNTQVHLHPRRKSHRHGKLCVPKELQEGGGRQGAFPRQTMELFAVLCIETSHYVAFVKYGSDASAWLFFDSMADRDGGQNGFNIPQVSPCPEVEAYLKMTPEELHTLDPKSIQGQARRLLCDAYMCMYQSPTMSLYK, from the exons ATGAGCTCAGTCCTGTGGAGCCAGGAGAAGCCCAGCGGGGGCTTCAGGGAGGACTGGCGTTTCTACATGGTGGTGAAGGAGTGCACGGTGGAGAAGCCCCCCCAGAAGACCCTGTGGATCCCACGCGGCAGCCTCGGCCAGGCGTGCCAGGAGCGCAACAACCTGGGCCGCCCGCTGCCAACGTGCAAGGGCAAGAGGAGCCTGCGCATTCTGGACCAGACCAACGTGGTGCTGAGCCTGGAGGAGCGCGACGTCCTGGAGATCGACGAGAAGCTGGCCGAGCTGCTCTTCCCCATTACCAACTGTGAGGAACGTTACGCCCTGCTCTGGAATAAGTCCCGGCTGGAGCGCGTACGTGACATCGACTGCGGCTCCAAAGTGCGTGTCCAGTTGCGTTCCGGGGATGAGCCTCTGCCCGGCGTGGTGCGCTTCAAGGGCTCGTTGCTGCCCGACAGAGCCCTCTCGGGAATCCTCTTTGGAGTGGAGTTATTG GAGGAGGGCCGAGGCCAGGGATTCACGGAGGGTTCCTTCCAGGGCCGCCAGCTTTTCCGCTGCGAGGACGAATGCGGCGTGTTTGTGGCCCTGGACAAGCTGGAGCTAtgggaggacgacgacgacgacgacctgGGCGATCTGGATTTAGATCATGTCACCCTGGTGGAGGAGGACCAGGACTACCCACCGCTAGAGATCAACTCCAGAGTCCTGGTACAGACCCGTGAGGGACCTGAGAGAGGCACCATCATTTTTTGTGACTTGCTGCCGGGTAACGAGAGCCTGGGCTACTACGTGGGTGTTGACATG GACAATCCGATCGGCGAGTGGGACGGAATGTTTGACGGGAAGCTGCTGTGTAACTTTGCCAGTTTGGAGCACACGCGACTTGTCCCCATCTGTGACGTAATGCCAG AATATTCCGTGCAGGACCAAAGGCTGCAAAAGCACACTTTTGCTTCCAGAGGCAACAACAACGACAAGTCGTCTTCTGGCCAAAGTAAACCAAAGAGCAAAg GATTAGCTCATCAGTGCAGCAGTAGGAGCAAGTCAGAGTTTTACTATACTTTAAATGGCAGCTCTGTTGACCCCCCAGTGCAGTCCAAATCCAAAAGCACATGGTACATTGACGAAG TTGGGGAGGACCCAGCAAAGTCGCTCACCGAAACTCCCCCCGACTTCAACCAGTCCCCCCCACCCATTAGGGCGCCGCCGCCCGCCTCGTTGGCTAGCGACAACAAATTCCACTCCCTCCCCTTCAGCCTGAACCGCAAGAGCGGGCCCGTCGACAACATGAGCCACGGACCGCTCTCCCTGTCTGTCCAGTCGGTAATGGGGGAGCACGCCGAGGCACCTTCGCCCACCGCTCCCTCGTCGCCGCGGCCTGCCACCCCTACCAGAGGGCAGCCGGGTCTTGAGGTGGGCTCCCTGGTGGAGGTGAAAGAGAATCCCCCTCTGTGTGGTGTCATTCGCTGGGTGGGTCTGCCACCAGGCTTGTTGGAGCCACTGGCTGGGCTGGAACTG GAAGAGGAGTGCCCGGGTTGCACCGATGGCACCTTCAAAGGTACGCGCTACTTCAACTGCCCGCCTAAGAAGGCCCTCTTCGTGAAGCTCAAGTGCTGCCGGCCCGACTCCCGCTTCCCGTCGCTGCACCACTCCTCCAACCCCATCGAGCGCTGCAACTCGATCG CTTTCGGGGGCTATTTAAGCGAGGTGGTACACGAGAACACGCCGCCCCGCAGCGAGACGGATGGTCTCGACATCATGGTCGGCAAGAAGAAAGGCATCCAGGGCCACTACAACTCGTGCTACTTGGATTCAACCCTCTTCTG TCTCTTTTCCTTCAGCTCCGTACTGGACACAGTTCTGCTGAGGCCGCGCTCAAAGACGGACGTGGAGTATTACAGAGAGACCCAAGAACTGTTGCGCACTGAGATAGTCAACCCCCTGCGCAT ACACGGGTATGTGTGTGCCACCAAAGTGATGAAACTCAGGAGGATCCTGGAGAAAGTAGAAGCTGCGTCTGGCTTCACCTCTGAAGAAAAAG ATCCAGAGGAGTTCCTCAATATACTATTCCATCACATATTGCGGGTGGACCCTTTGCTCAAACTAAG GTCGGCGGGACAGAAGGTGCAAGACTGTTACTTTTACCAGATCTTCATGGACAAAAAAGACAAGGTTGGTGTCCCAACCATCCAGCAGCTACTGGAGTGGTCGTTCATCAACAGCGACCTCAAGTTTGCCGAG GCTCCCTCCTGCCTTATCATCCAGATGCCGCGCTTTGGCAAGGACTTCAAAATGTTCAACAAGATTTTCCCCTCGCTGGAGTTAGACATCACAGATCTTCTGGAAGACA CTCCCAGGGAATGTCGCATCTGCGGAGGCCTGGCCCTCTTTGAGTGCCGAGACTGCTATGACGACGGCGACATCACGGCGGGCAAGATTAAGCAATTCTGTGAAAAGTGCAATACGCAG GTTCATCTTCACCCGAGAAGAAAAAGTCACCGGCACGGCAAGCTGTGCGTCCCCAAGGAGCTGCAAGAAGGCGGCGGGCGCCAGGGCGCGTTCCCACGCCAGACGATGGAGCTGTTTGCCGTGCTGTGCATTGAGACCAGTCACTACGTGGCCTTCGTCAAGTATGGCAGTGACGCCTCCGCCTGGCTCTTTTTCGACAGCATGGCTGACCGAGACG GAGGCCAGAATGGCTTCAACATTCCGCAGGTGTCGCCGTGCCCCGAGGTGGAGGCCTACCTGAAGATGACGCCCGAGGAGCTGCACACGCTCGACCCCAAGAGCATCCAAGGCCAGGCCCGACGGCTGCTGTGCGACGCCTACATGTGCATGTACCAGAGCCCCACCATGAGCCTGTACAAGTAG
- the cylda gene encoding ubiquitin carboxyl-terminal hydrolase CYLD isoform X3, translating into MSSVLWSQEKPSGGFREDWRFYMVVKECTVEKPPQKTLWIPRGSLGQACQERNNLGRPLPTCKGKRSLRILDQTNVVLSLEERDVLEIDEKLAELLFPITNCEERYALLWNKSRLERVRDIDCGSKVRVQLRSGDEPLPGVVRFKGSLLPDRALSGILFGVELLEEGRGQGFTEGSFQGRQLFRCEDECGVFVALDKLELWEDDDDDDLGDLDLDHVTLVEEDQDYPPLEINSRVLVQTREGPERGTIIFCDLLPGNESLGYYVGVDMDNPIGEWDGMFDGKLLCNFASLEHTRLVPICDVMPVGEDPAKSLTETPPDFNQSPPPIRAPPPASLASDNKFHSLPFSLNRKSGPVDNMSHGPLSLSVQSVMGEHAEAPSPTAPSSPRPATPTRGQPGLEVGSLVEVKENPPLCGVIRWVGLPPGLLEPLAGLELEEECPGCTDGTFKGTRYFNCPPKKALFVKLKCCRPDSRFPSLHHSSNPIERCNSIAFGGYLSEVVHENTPPRSETDGLDIMVGKKKGIQGHYNSCYLDSTLFCLFSFSSVLDTVLLRPRSKTDVEYYRETQELLRTEIVNPLRIHGYVCATKVMKLRRILEKVEAASGFTSEEKDPEEFLNILFHHILRVDPLLKLRSAGQKVQDCYFYQIFMDKKDKVGVPTIQQLLEWSFINSDLKFAEAPSCLIIQMPRFGKDFKMFNKIFPSLELDITDLLEDTPRECRICGGLALFECRDCYDDGDITAGKIKQFCEKCNTQVHLHPRRKSHRHGKLCVPKELQEGGGRQGAFPRQTMELFAVLCIETSHYVAFVKYGSDASAWLFFDSMADRDGGQNGFNIPQVSPCPEVEAYLKMTPEELHTLDPKSIQGQARRLLCDAYMCMYQSPTMSLYK; encoded by the exons ATGAGCTCAGTCCTGTGGAGCCAGGAGAAGCCCAGCGGGGGCTTCAGGGAGGACTGGCGTTTCTACATGGTGGTGAAGGAGTGCACGGTGGAGAAGCCCCCCCAGAAGACCCTGTGGATCCCACGCGGCAGCCTCGGCCAGGCGTGCCAGGAGCGCAACAACCTGGGCCGCCCGCTGCCAACGTGCAAGGGCAAGAGGAGCCTGCGCATTCTGGACCAGACCAACGTGGTGCTGAGCCTGGAGGAGCGCGACGTCCTGGAGATCGACGAGAAGCTGGCCGAGCTGCTCTTCCCCATTACCAACTGTGAGGAACGTTACGCCCTGCTCTGGAATAAGTCCCGGCTGGAGCGCGTACGTGACATCGACTGCGGCTCCAAAGTGCGTGTCCAGTTGCGTTCCGGGGATGAGCCTCTGCCCGGCGTGGTGCGCTTCAAGGGCTCGTTGCTGCCCGACAGAGCCCTCTCGGGAATCCTCTTTGGAGTGGAGTTATTG GAGGAGGGCCGAGGCCAGGGATTCACGGAGGGTTCCTTCCAGGGCCGCCAGCTTTTCCGCTGCGAGGACGAATGCGGCGTGTTTGTGGCCCTGGACAAGCTGGAGCTAtgggaggacgacgacgacgacgacctgGGCGATCTGGATTTAGATCATGTCACCCTGGTGGAGGAGGACCAGGACTACCCACCGCTAGAGATCAACTCCAGAGTCCTGGTACAGACCCGTGAGGGACCTGAGAGAGGCACCATCATTTTTTGTGACTTGCTGCCGGGTAACGAGAGCCTGGGCTACTACGTGGGTGTTGACATG GACAATCCGATCGGCGAGTGGGACGGAATGTTTGACGGGAAGCTGCTGTGTAACTTTGCCAGTTTGGAGCACACGCGACTTGTCCCCATCTGTGACGTAATGCCAG TTGGGGAGGACCCAGCAAAGTCGCTCACCGAAACTCCCCCCGACTTCAACCAGTCCCCCCCACCCATTAGGGCGCCGCCGCCCGCCTCGTTGGCTAGCGACAACAAATTCCACTCCCTCCCCTTCAGCCTGAACCGCAAGAGCGGGCCCGTCGACAACATGAGCCACGGACCGCTCTCCCTGTCTGTCCAGTCGGTAATGGGGGAGCACGCCGAGGCACCTTCGCCCACCGCTCCCTCGTCGCCGCGGCCTGCCACCCCTACCAGAGGGCAGCCGGGTCTTGAGGTGGGCTCCCTGGTGGAGGTGAAAGAGAATCCCCCTCTGTGTGGTGTCATTCGCTGGGTGGGTCTGCCACCAGGCTTGTTGGAGCCACTGGCTGGGCTGGAACTG GAAGAGGAGTGCCCGGGTTGCACCGATGGCACCTTCAAAGGTACGCGCTACTTCAACTGCCCGCCTAAGAAGGCCCTCTTCGTGAAGCTCAAGTGCTGCCGGCCCGACTCCCGCTTCCCGTCGCTGCACCACTCCTCCAACCCCATCGAGCGCTGCAACTCGATCG CTTTCGGGGGCTATTTAAGCGAGGTGGTACACGAGAACACGCCGCCCCGCAGCGAGACGGATGGTCTCGACATCATGGTCGGCAAGAAGAAAGGCATCCAGGGCCACTACAACTCGTGCTACTTGGATTCAACCCTCTTCTG TCTCTTTTCCTTCAGCTCCGTACTGGACACAGTTCTGCTGAGGCCGCGCTCAAAGACGGACGTGGAGTATTACAGAGAGACCCAAGAACTGTTGCGCACTGAGATAGTCAACCCCCTGCGCAT ACACGGGTATGTGTGTGCCACCAAAGTGATGAAACTCAGGAGGATCCTGGAGAAAGTAGAAGCTGCGTCTGGCTTCACCTCTGAAGAAAAAG ATCCAGAGGAGTTCCTCAATATACTATTCCATCACATATTGCGGGTGGACCCTTTGCTCAAACTAAG GTCGGCGGGACAGAAGGTGCAAGACTGTTACTTTTACCAGATCTTCATGGACAAAAAAGACAAGGTTGGTGTCCCAACCATCCAGCAGCTACTGGAGTGGTCGTTCATCAACAGCGACCTCAAGTTTGCCGAG GCTCCCTCCTGCCTTATCATCCAGATGCCGCGCTTTGGCAAGGACTTCAAAATGTTCAACAAGATTTTCCCCTCGCTGGAGTTAGACATCACAGATCTTCTGGAAGACA CTCCCAGGGAATGTCGCATCTGCGGAGGCCTGGCCCTCTTTGAGTGCCGAGACTGCTATGACGACGGCGACATCACGGCGGGCAAGATTAAGCAATTCTGTGAAAAGTGCAATACGCAG GTTCATCTTCACCCGAGAAGAAAAAGTCACCGGCACGGCAAGCTGTGCGTCCCCAAGGAGCTGCAAGAAGGCGGCGGGCGCCAGGGCGCGTTCCCACGCCAGACGATGGAGCTGTTTGCCGTGCTGTGCATTGAGACCAGTCACTACGTGGCCTTCGTCAAGTATGGCAGTGACGCCTCCGCCTGGCTCTTTTTCGACAGCATGGCTGACCGAGACG GAGGCCAGAATGGCTTCAACATTCCGCAGGTGTCGCCGTGCCCCGAGGTGGAGGCCTACCTGAAGATGACGCCCGAGGAGCTGCACACGCTCGACCCCAAGAGCATCCAAGGCCAGGCCCGACGGCTGCTGTGCGACGCCTACATGTGCATGTACCAGAGCCCCACCATGAGCCTGTACAAGTAG
- the cylda gene encoding ubiquitin carboxyl-terminal hydrolase CYLD isoform X2, which produces MSSVLWSQEKPSGGFREDWRFYMVVKECTVEKPPQKTLWIPRGSLGQACQERNNLGRPLPTCKGKRSLRILDQTNVVLSLEERDVLEIDEKLAELLFPITNCEERYALLWNKSRLERVRDIDCGSKVRVQLRSGDEPLPGVVRFKGSLLPDRALSGILFGVELLEEGRGQGFTEGSFQGRQLFRCEDECGVFVALDKLELWEDDDDDDLGDLDLDHVTLVEEDQDYPPLEINSRVLVQTREGPERGTIIFCDLLPGNESLGYYVGVDMDNPIGEWDGMFDGKLLCNFASLEHTRLVPICDVMPEYSVQDQRLQKHTFASRGNNNDKSSSGQSKPKSKVGEDPAKSLTETPPDFNQSPPPIRAPPPASLASDNKFHSLPFSLNRKSGPVDNMSHGPLSLSVQSVMGEHAEAPSPTAPSSPRPATPTRGQPGLEVGSLVEVKENPPLCGVIRWVGLPPGLLEPLAGLELEEECPGCTDGTFKGTRYFNCPPKKALFVKLKCCRPDSRFPSLHHSSNPIERCNSIAFGGYLSEVVHENTPPRSETDGLDIMVGKKKGIQGHYNSCYLDSTLFCLFSFSSVLDTVLLRPRSKTDVEYYRETQELLRTEIVNPLRIHGYVCATKVMKLRRILEKVEAASGFTSEEKDPEEFLNILFHHILRVDPLLKLRSAGQKVQDCYFYQIFMDKKDKVGVPTIQQLLEWSFINSDLKFAEAPSCLIIQMPRFGKDFKMFNKIFPSLELDITDLLEDTPRECRICGGLALFECRDCYDDGDITAGKIKQFCEKCNTQVHLHPRRKSHRHGKLCVPKELQEGGGRQGAFPRQTMELFAVLCIETSHYVAFVKYGSDASAWLFFDSMADRDGGQNGFNIPQVSPCPEVEAYLKMTPEELHTLDPKSIQGQARRLLCDAYMCMYQSPTMSLYK; this is translated from the exons ATGAGCTCAGTCCTGTGGAGCCAGGAGAAGCCCAGCGGGGGCTTCAGGGAGGACTGGCGTTTCTACATGGTGGTGAAGGAGTGCACGGTGGAGAAGCCCCCCCAGAAGACCCTGTGGATCCCACGCGGCAGCCTCGGCCAGGCGTGCCAGGAGCGCAACAACCTGGGCCGCCCGCTGCCAACGTGCAAGGGCAAGAGGAGCCTGCGCATTCTGGACCAGACCAACGTGGTGCTGAGCCTGGAGGAGCGCGACGTCCTGGAGATCGACGAGAAGCTGGCCGAGCTGCTCTTCCCCATTACCAACTGTGAGGAACGTTACGCCCTGCTCTGGAATAAGTCCCGGCTGGAGCGCGTACGTGACATCGACTGCGGCTCCAAAGTGCGTGTCCAGTTGCGTTCCGGGGATGAGCCTCTGCCCGGCGTGGTGCGCTTCAAGGGCTCGTTGCTGCCCGACAGAGCCCTCTCGGGAATCCTCTTTGGAGTGGAGTTATTG GAGGAGGGCCGAGGCCAGGGATTCACGGAGGGTTCCTTCCAGGGCCGCCAGCTTTTCCGCTGCGAGGACGAATGCGGCGTGTTTGTGGCCCTGGACAAGCTGGAGCTAtgggaggacgacgacgacgacgacctgGGCGATCTGGATTTAGATCATGTCACCCTGGTGGAGGAGGACCAGGACTACCCACCGCTAGAGATCAACTCCAGAGTCCTGGTACAGACCCGTGAGGGACCTGAGAGAGGCACCATCATTTTTTGTGACTTGCTGCCGGGTAACGAGAGCCTGGGCTACTACGTGGGTGTTGACATG GACAATCCGATCGGCGAGTGGGACGGAATGTTTGACGGGAAGCTGCTGTGTAACTTTGCCAGTTTGGAGCACACGCGACTTGTCCCCATCTGTGACGTAATGCCAG AATATTCCGTGCAGGACCAAAGGCTGCAAAAGCACACTTTTGCTTCCAGAGGCAACAACAACGACAAGTCGTCTTCTGGCCAAAGTAAACCAAAGAGCAAAg TTGGGGAGGACCCAGCAAAGTCGCTCACCGAAACTCCCCCCGACTTCAACCAGTCCCCCCCACCCATTAGGGCGCCGCCGCCCGCCTCGTTGGCTAGCGACAACAAATTCCACTCCCTCCCCTTCAGCCTGAACCGCAAGAGCGGGCCCGTCGACAACATGAGCCACGGACCGCTCTCCCTGTCTGTCCAGTCGGTAATGGGGGAGCACGCCGAGGCACCTTCGCCCACCGCTCCCTCGTCGCCGCGGCCTGCCACCCCTACCAGAGGGCAGCCGGGTCTTGAGGTGGGCTCCCTGGTGGAGGTGAAAGAGAATCCCCCTCTGTGTGGTGTCATTCGCTGGGTGGGTCTGCCACCAGGCTTGTTGGAGCCACTGGCTGGGCTGGAACTG GAAGAGGAGTGCCCGGGTTGCACCGATGGCACCTTCAAAGGTACGCGCTACTTCAACTGCCCGCCTAAGAAGGCCCTCTTCGTGAAGCTCAAGTGCTGCCGGCCCGACTCCCGCTTCCCGTCGCTGCACCACTCCTCCAACCCCATCGAGCGCTGCAACTCGATCG CTTTCGGGGGCTATTTAAGCGAGGTGGTACACGAGAACACGCCGCCCCGCAGCGAGACGGATGGTCTCGACATCATGGTCGGCAAGAAGAAAGGCATCCAGGGCCACTACAACTCGTGCTACTTGGATTCAACCCTCTTCTG TCTCTTTTCCTTCAGCTCCGTACTGGACACAGTTCTGCTGAGGCCGCGCTCAAAGACGGACGTGGAGTATTACAGAGAGACCCAAGAACTGTTGCGCACTGAGATAGTCAACCCCCTGCGCAT ACACGGGTATGTGTGTGCCACCAAAGTGATGAAACTCAGGAGGATCCTGGAGAAAGTAGAAGCTGCGTCTGGCTTCACCTCTGAAGAAAAAG ATCCAGAGGAGTTCCTCAATATACTATTCCATCACATATTGCGGGTGGACCCTTTGCTCAAACTAAG GTCGGCGGGACAGAAGGTGCAAGACTGTTACTTTTACCAGATCTTCATGGACAAAAAAGACAAGGTTGGTGTCCCAACCATCCAGCAGCTACTGGAGTGGTCGTTCATCAACAGCGACCTCAAGTTTGCCGAG GCTCCCTCCTGCCTTATCATCCAGATGCCGCGCTTTGGCAAGGACTTCAAAATGTTCAACAAGATTTTCCCCTCGCTGGAGTTAGACATCACAGATCTTCTGGAAGACA CTCCCAGGGAATGTCGCATCTGCGGAGGCCTGGCCCTCTTTGAGTGCCGAGACTGCTATGACGACGGCGACATCACGGCGGGCAAGATTAAGCAATTCTGTGAAAAGTGCAATACGCAG GTTCATCTTCACCCGAGAAGAAAAAGTCACCGGCACGGCAAGCTGTGCGTCCCCAAGGAGCTGCAAGAAGGCGGCGGGCGCCAGGGCGCGTTCCCACGCCAGACGATGGAGCTGTTTGCCGTGCTGTGCATTGAGACCAGTCACTACGTGGCCTTCGTCAAGTATGGCAGTGACGCCTCCGCCTGGCTCTTTTTCGACAGCATGGCTGACCGAGACG GAGGCCAGAATGGCTTCAACATTCCGCAGGTGTCGCCGTGCCCCGAGGTGGAGGCCTACCTGAAGATGACGCCCGAGGAGCTGCACACGCTCGACCCCAAGAGCATCCAAGGCCAGGCCCGACGGCTGCTGTGCGACGCCTACATGTGCATGTACCAGAGCCCCACCATGAGCCTGTACAAGTAG